Proteins encoded in a region of the Podarcis muralis chromosome 2, rPodMur119.hap1.1, whole genome shotgun sequence genome:
- the LOC114592018 gene encoding uncharacterized protein LOC114592018, whose amino-acid sequence MGACIPKPIPPAPLSVSNLLSAKESLEIANRGSDTMLTACLDHALLEFPREPRCLQDNATLTVQVRGRKRMEFVSGGGENKIVISWSKKKTRYNIEVSSLEVYLDRLSLCPAPLTSENLEKVRQELLKWGDVTKDLRACLDLAITEIEKEPPTVKSNAELTIECEGSCLDFISGKGKSRIHILFSDRQPRYRVRVTCMDIYVDRLNSRAVPLTSENLLKVWKETEGLKGCTVDLRACLKRALQEFNALTPRHRANATIFIDCDGKNFKMVSGHGDSWISVFNVVGDQHCRREVVLALADSRVTGPTSAKQGKEGPSVWMRKQEGRRGAEEGPSNQARRTFKVLSNGKRSKRGGPPNVIALEEFASSTWKWEEETTSSFAGRTFTREKRADTGLSKSSRTPGRECSLKSKALSTSGKRKRSGERDGKEGEHAGWQSLPSGTATEEVLIHGHREEAGKEMERTSNGSSEDEDEDEDDEEEPPGVLEESSDSRQADDGPER is encoded by the coding sequence ATGGGTGCCTGCATCCCCAAGCCCATCCCTCCAGCACCACTGAGTGTCAGCAACTTACTCTCAGCGAAGGAGAGCTTGGAGATAGCCAACCGGGGATCTGACACCATGCTGACGGCTTGCTTAGACCATGCCCTGCTAGAGTTCCCCCGTGAGCCACGCTGCCTCCAGGACAATGCCACCTTGACCGTCCAGgtgagagggaggaaaaggaTGGAGTTTGtctccggtggaggtgagaacaaAATAGTCATCTCTTGGTCAAAGAAGAAAACCCGCTATAACATTGAGGTCTCCAGCCTGGAGGTGTACCTGGACCGGCTGTCCCTCTGCCCAGCTCCACTGACCTCTGAGAATTTGGAGAAGGTGAGGCAGGAGCTCCTTAAGTGGGGGGATGTCACAAAGGACCTGCGGGCCTGCCTTGATCTAGCCATAACAGAGATTGAGAAGGAGCCACCTACAGTGAAGAGCAATGCTGAGTTGACCATTGAATGTGAAGGTTCCTGCTTGGATTTCATTTCTGGGAAGGGCAAGTCCCGCATCCACATCCTTTTCTCCGATAGACAACCTCGGTACCGGGTTCGAGTTACTTGCATGGACATCTACGTAGACAGGTTGAACAGCCGCGCAGTGCCCCTCACCTCTGAGAACTTGCTTAAAGTGTGGAAGGAGACGGAAGGCCTGAAAGGATGTACGGTGGACCTTCGGGCCTGCCTCAAGCGAGCCTTGCAGGAGTTTAATGCTTTGACTCCACGACACCGGGCCAATGCCACCATCTTCATTGACTGCGATGGAAAGAACTTCAAGATGGTTTCCGGGCACGGAGACAGCTGGATCTCTGTTTTCAATGTTGTTGGAGATCAACATTGCCGAAGAGAAGTGGTTCTGGCGCTGGCGGATTCCAGGGTAACAGGCCCGACCTCTGCGAAACAAGGGAAAGAAGGACCATCAGTTTGGATGAggaagcaggaagggaggagaggggcagaGGAGGGCCCGTCCAATCAGGCAAGGAGAACTTTCAAAGTGCTGTCCAATGGGAAGAGATCTAAGAGAGGAGGGCCGCCCAATGTGATCGCCTTAGAAGAATTTGCCTCTAGTACTTGGAAATGGGAGGAAGAAACAACATCATCGTTTGCAGGGAGGACTTTTACCCGTGAGAAAAGGGCAGATACGGGGCTGTCCAAAAGTTCCAGGACGCCAGGAAGGGAATGTTCCCTTAAGTCAAAAGCATTATCGACCAGTGGGAAACGGAAACGGTCTGGTGAGAGGGATGGAAAAGAAGGAGAACATGCTGGGTGGCAGAGCTTACCCAGTGGAACAGCAACAGAGGAAGTGTTGATCCATGGACACCGGGAGGAGGCTGGGAAAGAAATGGAGCGAACATCCAATGGATCaagtgaagatgaagatgaagatgaagatgatgaagaagagccACCTGGTGTTCTAGAGGAGTCTTCAGACAGCAGACAGGCAGACGATGGTCCAGAAAGGTGA